From one Gemmatimonadota bacterium genomic stretch:
- the serA gene encoding phosphoglycerate dehydrogenase, which yields MAKVLIADKLSPAAVQVLTDRGVEADYRPGLSEDELVALVGAYDGLAVRSAVKVTERVLDAGDRLRVVGRAGIGVDNIDVPAATARGVIVMNTPFGNSVTTAEHAIALMMALARQIPAADRSTRSGKWEKSRFMGMELAGKTLGLIGCGNIGSIVASRAQGLGMKVMAYDPFLSPERAQELGVERAELDELLARADVISLHTPLNDSTRNILSREALARTKPGVRIINCARGGLIDEAALHEAVVSGHVAGAAVDVFEMEPPGDHPLFELDNVIVTPHLGASTGEAQEKVAVQIAQQMADFLLTGAVANAVNMPSVTAEEAPLLAPYIALARQLGSFAGQITETGLQGVTISYSGHAATLNNRPVTAAALEGLLSPLLASVNAVNAPVLARERNIHVTTVERDRAEGYETLIRLTVSTERGDRTVAGTLFQGGGPRLVEIQGIAMEARLAPRMLFTRNSDRPGFIGALGTALGDNGINIASFHLGRNESGDALALVEVDQDVPPKVMETITSLPHVIQARVLSF from the coding sequence GTGGCTAAGGTCCTCATCGCGGACAAGCTGAGTCCAGCGGCCGTCCAGGTACTCACCGACCGGGGAGTCGAGGCGGACTACCGCCCAGGCCTGTCCGAAGACGAGTTGGTGGCCCTCGTCGGCGCCTACGATGGGTTGGCGGTACGCTCGGCCGTGAAGGTCACGGAGAGAGTCCTCGACGCCGGCGACCGCCTCCGGGTCGTCGGGCGCGCCGGGATCGGCGTGGATAACATCGACGTTCCCGCCGCGACGGCACGGGGCGTGATCGTCATGAACACCCCCTTCGGGAATTCCGTCACGACGGCGGAACATGCGATCGCCCTCATGATGGCATTGGCCCGTCAGATCCCGGCGGCCGATCGCTCGACCCGTAGCGGGAAGTGGGAAAAATCTCGCTTCATGGGGATGGAGCTCGCCGGGAAAACACTGGGCCTCATCGGATGCGGAAACATCGGGTCGATCGTCGCTTCCCGGGCTCAGGGGCTCGGGATGAAGGTCATGGCCTACGACCCCTTTCTTTCTCCCGAGCGCGCCCAGGAGTTGGGTGTCGAGCGGGCCGAGCTCGACGAGCTCCTGGCGAGGGCCGACGTGATCTCGCTTCATACTCCGCTCAACGATAGCACGCGCAACATCCTGAGCCGGGAGGCGCTCGCCCGCACCAAACCTGGCGTCCGCATCATCAACTGCGCGCGTGGCGGTTTGATCGACGAAGCGGCACTCCATGAGGCCGTGGTCTCGGGGCACGTCGCGGGGGCGGCGGTGGATGTCTTCGAAATGGAGCCCCCGGGGGATCATCCCCTTTTCGAGCTGGACAATGTGATCGTGACGCCGCACCTCGGGGCGAGCACGGGGGAGGCGCAGGAAAAGGTTGCAGTCCAGATCGCACAACAGATGGCCGACTTTCTCCTCACTGGCGCCGTCGCGAACGCCGTAAACATGCCCTCCGTCACCGCCGAGGAGGCCCCGCTTCTGGCGCCCTACATCGCGCTCGCGCGCCAGCTCGGCAGCTTCGCCGGCCAGATCACCGAGACCGGGCTCCAGGGCGTCACGATCTCTTATTCCGGGCATGCGGCGACACTGAACAACCGGCCGGTCACCGCCGCCGCGCTCGAGGGACTCCTCTCGCCGCTCCTGGCGAGCGTCAACGCGGTGAACGCCCCCGTGCTCGCCCGTGAACGGAACATCCACGTGACGACCGTCGAGCGGGACCGGGCGGAGGGATACGAGACGCTCATCCGACTCACCGTGAGCACCGAACGGGGAGATCGAACCGTGGCCGGCACGCTCTTCCAGGGCGGGGGACCCCGCCTCGTGGAGATCCAGGGGATCGCCATGGAGGCACGCCTGGCCCCGCGGATGCTGTTCACCCGCAATTCGGACCGGCCCGGGTTCATCGGGGCACTGGGGACCGCTCTGGGGGACAACGGCATCAACATCGCTTCGTTCCACTTGGGACGGAACGAGTCGGGTGACGCGCTCGCCCTCGTGGAGGTGGACCAGGACGTGCCCCCCAAGGTCATGGAGACCATCACCTCACTCCCCCACGTGATCCAGGCGCGCGTCCTGTCTTTCTGA